A genomic window from Shewanella vesiculosa includes:
- a CDS encoding S41 family peptidase codes for MQLLSSNTLAPFIISASLLLTACGGGGSSSGDNNSNTGSTSPQWVAGQFANYSTLANQCSVPLTQKLWLRSWSDDTYLWYDEIIDRDPAPYSVAEYFELLKTDELSDTGNLKDNFHFSMPTAEWELLNGSGASVGYGMTLNLRNASAGVSRQVTVAFNEPNTPASNAGISRGAIIVSVDGVSVANANDSDSIDTLNAGLFPDATGKQTVFTVRDLNAQTDRTVTLSAGTIVSTPVQNTKTIQTTNGKVGYLQFNSHIATAEKGLYDAMTLLSNAQVDDLVLDIRYNGGGLLALASQLGYMIAGDNATTNRVFEQTSFNNKYPNINPVTREALSPMPFISESIGFNTSLLRSGLSLPTLNLKRVFVLTTPGTCSASEALMNALRGINIEVIQLGDTTCGKPYGFYPTSNCATTYFTIQFKGVNDKGFGEYSDGFIPSANPTLDSEVPGCVLEDDLGHALGDTNERLLSAALFYRNNNRCPATASALARAPARESFVDPGFMLQDTRNQNVLKNNRILTPLALEQ; via the coding sequence ATGCAGTTACTCTCAAGCAACACTCTCGCCCCGTTCATTATCAGCGCCAGCCTGTTACTAACAGCCTGTGGCGGTGGCGGCTCATCAAGCGGCGATAACAATAGCAATACTGGCTCAACTTCACCTCAATGGGTTGCTGGTCAATTTGCTAACTACTCGACATTAGCCAATCAGTGCAGTGTCCCCTTGACACAAAAATTGTGGTTGCGGTCGTGGAGCGATGACACTTACCTTTGGTATGACGAAATTATTGATCGCGATCCGGCACCATATAGCGTTGCCGAGTATTTTGAACTACTAAAAACCGACGAATTGTCAGACACAGGCAACCTCAAAGATAACTTCCACTTTTCTATGCCGACAGCAGAATGGGAATTACTCAATGGATCTGGGGCCTCTGTGGGTTATGGCATGACGCTTAATTTACGTAATGCATCGGCAGGTGTGTCACGACAAGTGACTGTGGCCTTCAACGAGCCAAACACACCGGCAAGCAATGCAGGTATTAGCCGTGGTGCCATTATTGTATCGGTGGACGGTGTTAGCGTAGCAAATGCCAATGATAGCGACAGTATCGATACTTTAAATGCAGGTTTATTTCCCGATGCCACTGGTAAACAAACTGTGTTTACCGTGCGAGATTTAAATGCCCAAACCGACCGCACAGTGACATTATCGGCAGGCACAATCGTATCAACGCCAGTGCAAAATACTAAAACTATTCAAACGACTAATGGCAAAGTGGGTTATCTACAATTTAACTCTCACATCGCGACGGCCGAAAAAGGCTTATACGATGCCATGACGTTACTGAGCAACGCACAAGTAGACGATTTAGTATTGGATATTCGCTATAACGGCGGTGGATTATTAGCACTTGCCAGCCAACTGGGCTACATGATTGCTGGTGATAACGCCACAACTAACCGGGTGTTTGAACAAACTAGCTTTAACAACAAGTACCCCAACATTAACCCAGTAACGCGTGAAGCACTCTCGCCGATGCCGTTTATTTCAGAATCAATCGGCTTTAACACTTCATTACTGCGCAGTGGATTATCGCTGCCCACGCTAAACCTTAAGCGGGTATTTGTATTAACAACGCCTGGCACCTGTTCTGCCAGCGAAGCCTTAATGAATGCCCTTCGCGGCATTAATATTGAGGTAATTCAATTGGGTGATACAACCTGCGGTAAGCCTTATGGCTTTTACCCAACCAGTAACTGTGCCACAACCTACTTTACCATTCAGTTTAAAGGGGTTAATGACAAAGGCTTTGGTGAGTATTCTGACGGATTTATACCATCAGCCAATCCTACCCTAGACAGTGAAGTGCCAGGTTGTGTTCTAGAAGATGACCTTGGACATGCTTTAGGTGATACCAACGAAAGACTTCTCAGTGCAGCATTGTTTTATCGTAATAATAACCGCTGCCCAGCGACGGCTTCAGCTTTAGCGCGCGCACCAGCACGAGAATCCTTTGTCGATCCAGGCTTTATGTTGCAAGACACGCGCAACCAAAATGTACTGAAAAACAACCGTATTCTCACGCCATTGGCTTTGGAGCAATAA
- a CDS encoding S8 family serine peptidase produces the protein MKLSTISISLLALGLSATAHVQASDDRYVIQVDPQKKGVVKALAKQLGAQINVDGDGFIAATFTGKDLAQVKGLLNNPHVKLVEEDQRRYLMGFSDDIGNPMTTQITPYAVYQSQANQVSFNPSAGIKVCIIDSGLDRSNTDFVWNNISGNNDSGTGNWDENGGPHGTHVAGTIGAADNGFGVIGMAPGVDMHIIKVFNAAGWGYSSDLAQAANLCSQAGANIISMSLGGGGSNSTESNAFQSFSDAGGLVVAAAGNDGNNVRSYPAGYPSVMMVGANDSNNVIADFSQFPSCASGKGRQVTNDETICVEVTAGGVDTLSTYPAGQATAANLSVDGFALASSAMENSGSVTGSTFYMGTAESTNSGANGNICVIDRGVISFYDKVANCEASGGVGAIIVNNEPGVLYGTLGDANATSIPAVGAAFEDRAMLVNSSNASINIGTSDFGFMSGTSMATPAVSGIAALVWSQHNACTGSEIRAALKATALDAGASGKDDYFGYGIVQAAAADAYLSSNGCAGGVTPPPTGGDITLSLNSYKSKGVKKVDLSFGGSSSANVDIYRDSSKIATTANDGSYTDSISSKSIGTYTYKVCEASTSTCSAEKSVTF, from the coding sequence ATGAAACTATCAACAATTTCAATATCGCTATTAGCACTAGGTCTTAGTGCTACCGCTCATGTGCAAGCTAGCGATGATCGTTATGTTATTCAAGTAGACCCACAAAAAAAGGGCGTAGTAAAAGCTCTTGCAAAACAATTAGGGGCTCAAATCAATGTTGACGGTGATGGATTTATTGCTGCGACCTTTACCGGTAAAGATTTAGCGCAAGTAAAAGGATTACTCAACAACCCCCATGTTAAATTAGTTGAAGAAGATCAACGTCGTTATTTAATGGGTTTTTCTGATGACATTGGTAACCCAATGACCACTCAAATCACACCTTATGCCGTATATCAATCGCAAGCTAATCAAGTCTCTTTTAACCCGAGTGCTGGTATTAAAGTTTGTATTATTGACTCAGGTCTTGATCGCAGTAACACTGATTTTGTTTGGAATAATATTAGCGGCAATAATGACAGCGGCACTGGTAATTGGGATGAAAATGGCGGCCCCCACGGTACCCATGTAGCAGGTACGATTGGTGCTGCTGACAATGGATTTGGTGTTATTGGTATGGCACCAGGCGTTGATATGCATATCATTAAAGTATTTAATGCTGCTGGATGGGGTTACTCATCAGATCTAGCACAAGCTGCAAATCTTTGTTCACAAGCCGGTGCTAATATTATCAGCATGAGCTTAGGCGGCGGTGGTTCAAACTCAACTGAATCAAATGCTTTCCAAAGTTTTAGTGATGCAGGTGGATTAGTTGTCGCAGCAGCGGGTAATGATGGTAACAATGTTCGCTCATACCCAGCAGGTTATCCATCAGTCATGATGGTTGGAGCTAATGATAGCAATAACGTTATCGCTGACTTCTCTCAATTCCCTTCTTGCGCTTCTGGTAAAGGTCGCCAAGTGACCAACGACGAAACTATTTGTGTCGAAGTCACGGCTGGCGGTGTTGATACGCTGTCAACTTATCCAGCAGGGCAAGCTACTGCGGCTAATTTATCAGTCGATGGGTTTGCGCTTGCTTCATCTGCTATGGAGAATTCAGGTTCTGTCACTGGCAGTACTTTTTATATGGGTACAGCTGAGTCAACCAACTCAGGTGCCAATGGTAATATTTGTGTTATCGACCGAGGTGTGATTTCGTTCTACGATAAAGTTGCCAATTGTGAAGCTTCTGGTGGTGTAGGTGCGATTATTGTCAATAATGAACCTGGTGTTCTTTATGGTACATTAGGTGATGCTAACGCAACCAGTATTCCCGCTGTTGGTGCTGCTTTTGAAGATAGAGCTATGCTAGTTAATTCCTCGAACGCAAGTATAAATATTGGTACCTCAGATTTTGGCTTTATGAGCGGTACATCAATGGCAACACCTGCCGTATCAGGTATTGCCGCGTTAGTGTGGTCACAACATAATGCGTGTACGGGTAGCGAAATTCGTGCAGCGCTTAAAGCTACCGCGTTAGATGCTGGCGCATCAGGTAAAGACGACTACTTTGGCTATGGTATTGTGCAAGCCGCTGCTGCAGATGCATATTTATCTAGTAACGGTTGTGCTGGTGGAGTAACGCCTCCCCCTACTGGCGGTGACATCACGCTATCCCTAAACAGTTATAAATCAAAAGGGGTTAAAAAAGTCGACTTAAGCTTCGGTGGCTCTAGCTCTGCTAATGTTGATATTTATCGTGATAGCAGCAAAATAGCCACCACAGCAAACGATGGTAGCTATACAGATAGCATTTCATCAAAAAGTATTGGAACTTATACATATAAAGTGTGTGAAGCTTCAACATCAACCTGTAGTGCAGAAAAGAGTGTCACCTTCTAA